A window of Argopecten irradians isolate NY chromosome 1, Ai_NY, whole genome shotgun sequence contains these coding sequences:
- the LOC138328926 gene encoding single-minded homolog 2-like has translation MKDKSKTAARTRREKENAEFYELAKMLPLPSAITSQLDKASIIRLSTSYLKMRTVFPDGLGDGWGQRQMGHRTRLDKELGSHLLQTLDGFIFVVAPDGKILYISETASVHLGLSQVELTGSSVFEYIHPSDHDEMTAVLSLHNPYHSHLIQDIDIERVFFIRMKCVLAKRNSGLTNGGYKVIHCSGYMKIKQYTMDMAPYDGCFQNMGLVAVGHSLPPSAITEIKMFSNMFMFRASLDLKLIFLDARVGQLTGYEPQDLIERTLYHYIHACDIMPMRFAHTTLLLKGQVTTKYYRFLTKDGGWIWIQSHATIVHNSRSSRPHCIVSVNYVLSDLEARGLQIQLEQTIAKEPSPFSNISNRSASKIRSSKPKSRRSPYPHIAENPEYNHGDMTVERPQLDFMSDPATQELMCATSTPQTALVDCGDKLVNMYSTQYPQGIISDIYQFQAQQRYLDERLQYRENEEEKFYPMRNLEAYPGYIPTHNGHCSPRLTHMDHHDRQTVSPQFDYRTSGPCSRSSSRDTTFGTPQGYSCPFSNRSESSASDVDVVSDEYDKQHQPRTDTLQVKFDNILESNSLNIKEESYKSPTRLVEQTKIVSPLRENLQQSVIMLRPSRPMYPSDPLSVRSSEDCCQAVMERSPSADKLSAQTDFTKCATESTPADDVYVPDGTVENDKLMDVRMMQEKNFYTQCLRAACVYDNYNQNSVHQTATASSPRPYTVGAQPGYTSVIVDTQQYHLANGYVH, from the exons GTCTTGGTGACGGCTGGGGTCAAAGACAGATGGGCCACAGAACGAGGCTCGACAAGGAATTAGGCTCACATCTATTGCAG ACTCTAGACGGCTTTATATTCGTTGTTGCCCCTGATGGTAAAATTCTGTATATATCAGAGACTGCATCAGTTCATCTGGGattatcacag GTAGAGTTAACTGGGAGTAGTGTATTTGAGTATATCCACCCATCTGACCACGATGAAATGACGGCAGTCCTATCCCTCCATAACCCGTACCATTCACATCttatacaag atattgATATTGAAAGAGTTTTCTTTATACGCATGAAATGTGTTCTAGCTAAACGGAATTCGGGTCTGACAAATGGCGGATATAAG GTAATACATTGTAGCGGGTATATGAAGATAAAGCAATACACTATGGATATGGCGCCGTATGACGGTTGTTTCCAGAACATGGGTTTGGTAGCTGTAGGACACTCGCTTCCACCAAGTGCTATAAcagaaatcaaaatgtttagTAACATGTTCATGTTCAGAGCCAGCCTCGATCTCAAACTCATTTTCCTTGATGCGAG AGTAGGACAACTGACTGGGTACGAACCGCAGGACCTAATAGAACGCACCCTGTATCACTATATCCATGCCTGTGATATTATGCCAATGAGATTTGCTCACACCACCC TATTGCTGAAAGGCCAGGTGACCACCAAGTACTACCGGTTTCTGACCAAAGATGGAGGGTGGATTTGGATACAGAGCCATGCTACAATCGTCCATAACAGTCGGTCTTCTCGTCCACATTGCATCGTCAGTGTCAACTATGTCCTTAG TGATTTAGAAGCACGAGGACTGCAGATACAGTTGGAGCAAACCATCGCCAAAGAGCCATCACCTTTCTCCAATATATCAAACAGATCTGCTAGCAAGATTCGCTCCTCGAAACCAAAGTCAAGACGTTCACCGTATCCTCATATCGCAGAGAATCCCGAATATAATCATGGCGATATGACCGTCGAGAGGCCCCAGTTAGACTTTATGTCGGATCCTGCTACCCAGGAACTGATGTGTGCCACCAGCACGCCACAGACAGCCCTAGTAGACTGTGGAGATAAGTTAGTCAATATGTACTCAACTCAGTACCCACAGGGAATTATATCTGATATTTACCAGTTCCAGGCGCAGCAGCGCTACCTGGACGAAAGATTACAATACCGAGAGAATGAAGAGGAAAAGTTCTATCCAATGAGGAACTTAGAGGCATATCCTGGATATATCCCTACTCATAATGGACATTGCAGCCCTCGACTCACACATATGGACCACCACGACCGACAGACAGTATCGCCACAATTTGATTATAGAACTTCCGGTCCATGTTCTCGTAGTAGTTCTCGTGACACAACCTTCGGAACACCTCAGGGGTATTCATGTCCGTTCAGCAATAGGTCTGAATCGTCAGCATCTGATGTTGACGTTGTAAGTGACGAGTATGATAAACAGCATCAGCCTCGAACGGACACCCTCCAGgtaaaatttgacaatattctAGAATCAAACAGCTTGAATATAAAAGAGGAGTCGTATAAGTCGCCAACAAGGTTGGTAGAACAGACGAAAATTGTGTCTCCTTTACGTGAAAATCTTCAGCAATCAGTGATTATGTTACGGCCGTCCAGGCCAATGTACCCCTCAGACCCGCTGTCTGTAAGGAGTTCCGAGGATTGTTGTCAGGCCGTGATGGAACGTTCTCCAAGTGCTGATAAACTGTCTGCGCAAACAGACTTCACGAAATGTGCTACAGAATCCACCCCCGCCGACGACGTATATGTACCGGACGGTACTGTGGAAAATGACAAATTAATGGACGTTCGAATGATGCAAGAGAAAAACTTTTATACGCAATGTCTTCGTGCGGCATGTGTTTATGACAATTACAATCAAAATAGCGTGCACCAAACAGCGACGGCATCCAGTCCCAGGCCTTACACTGTTGGTGCTCAGCCCGGGTATACCAGTGTTATAGTGGACACTCAGCAGTATCACCTAGCCAATGGCTATGTACACTAA